In the Staphylococcus chromogenes genome, TTAGATTACAACAACATTAGTTGCTTGTTCGCCACGTTGACCGTCAACAATGTCGAAATCTACGTTTTGACCTTCTTCTAAAGATTTATAACCTTCACCAGCAATGCCAGAGAAGTGAACGAAAACATCGTTGCCATTTTCTCTTTCGATAAAACCAAAACCTTTTTCTGAATTAAACCATTTTACTGTACCGTTATTCATATAGAATACCTCCGAGTGCTTTTGCACATAATATTTGTAACAACTTCATTTATAAAAAAGAGGATATTCTAAAAAATACACTACAATTAAATTCACGAGCTTTATTACGTTAGATTAAGTATACGCTTATTTCTTTGTTAAGTACAGCTTTAATTTTAATAGCACGCATTTATGCCGAGAAAATTTATTGATCAATGAGAAGAACCCTTAACTAAACTTGAAGACGAATGTCGGCATAGCGTGAGCTATTAAGCCGACGATTCGACAAGTTTTGGGTTTGTTAAGGGTTCAGAGGCTCGTTGTTAATAAAGCAATTGGAATAAAGCACCTATGATTATTTGAAAACGTAAGTTATAATACATTCAAAAACATTTTTGAATGAGGTGTAATTATGATTCAGACTATTGTAACTGCTGCTATTCTTTATATTGCGACAGCATTAGATTTATTAGTGATTTTATTAATGTTCTTTGCTAGAGCAAAGACTAGGAAAGAATATCGAGATATTTATATTGGTCAATATGTAGGATCTGTGGCATTGATTGCCATAAGTTTATTCTTTGCCTTTGTCTTAAATTATGTTCCTGAAAAATGGATATTAGGATTATTAGGGTTAATACCGATTTATTTAGGAATTAAAGTGGCTATTTATGGTGATAGTGACGGAGAAGAGAGAGCTAAAAAAGAATTGAATGAGAAAGGGTTGTCTAAATTAGTTGGTACGATTGCAATTGTTACGATAGCAAGTTGTGGTGCTGATAATATCGGTTTATTTGTTCCCTATTTTGTGACATTAAGTGTTACTAATTTATTAATTACTTTGTTTGTCTTTTTAATTTTAATTTTCTTCTTGGTATTTACTGCACAAAAATTAGCTAATATTCCAGGAGTTGGAGAAATTGTTGAAAAATTTGGTCGTTGGATTATGGCTGTTATTTATATAGCTTTAGGTTTATTTATTATTATAGAAAATGACACTATTCAAACAATTTTAGGATTTATATTTTAATTTAGGGTGTGATTTCATATGAGTTATGAAAATGCTTGTGATGTGATCTGTGTACATGAGGATAAAGTTAACAATGCTTTAAGTTTTTTAGAAGATGATAAATCTAAGAAATTACTTAACATTTTAGAAAAGATTTGTGATGAGAAGAAATTGAAAATTATATTATCTTTGATTAAAGAAGATGAGTTGTGTGTTTGTGATATTTCTTTGATATTAAAAATGAGTGTTGCTTCAACTTCACATCATTTAAGACTATTATATAAAAATGATGTACTTGATTTTTATAAAAAGGGAAAGATGGCATATTATTTTATTAAAGACGAT is a window encoding:
- a CDS encoding CadD family cadmium resistance transporter — protein: MIQTIVTAAILYIATALDLLVILLMFFARAKTRKEYRDIYIGQYVGSVALIAISLFFAFVLNYVPEKWILGLLGLIPIYLGIKVAIYGDSDGEERAKKELNEKGLSKLVGTIAIVTIASCGADNIGLFVPYFVTLSVTNLLITLFVFLILIFFLVFTAQKLANIPGVGEIVEKFGRWIMAVIYIALGLFIIIENDTIQTILGFIF
- a CDS encoding cold-shock protein, giving the protein MNNGTVKWFNSEKGFGFIERENGNDVFVHFSGIAGEGYKSLEEGQNVDFDIVDGQRGEQATNVVVI
- a CDS encoding ArsR/SmtB family transcription factor; translated protein: MSYENACDVICVHEDKVNNALSFLEDDKSKKLLNILEKICDEKKLKIILSLIKEDELCVCDISLILKMSVASTSHHLRLLYKNDVLDFYKKGKMAYYFIKDDEIREFFSKNQEGF